The proteins below come from a single Oscillospiraceae bacterium genomic window:
- a CDS encoding PadR family transcriptional regulator — MEQEKRSKVNPTQSMRDAMKKATTEMLVLFMLRQKPMYTYQMAQEVSRLTQGVLTYNTMYLAVYRLQENGFIEEAEKRIEDGRARIYLGITSSGQCYYDQLRTEYKLFTATLETLMNMDGHLYAEGKNG, encoded by the coding sequence ATGGAACAGGAAAAAAGATCAAAGGTGAACCCCACTCAGAGTATGCGGGATGCCATGAAGAAAGCCACTACTGAAATGTTGGTTTTATTTATGCTACGTCAAAAGCCTATGTATACTTACCAGATGGCTCAAGAAGTAAGCCGCCTAACACAAGGGGTTCTCACCTACAATACAATGTATCTTGCTGTATATCGACTTCAGGAAAATGGATTTATTGAAGAAGCCGAAAAACGAATTGAAGATGGGAGAGCACGCATTTACTTAGGTATCACATCTTCAGGACAATGCTATTACGATCAGCTTCGAACAGAGTACAAGCTATTTACAGCGACATTAGAAACCTTAATGAATATGGATGGACATTTATACGCGGAGGGCAAGAATGGTTAG
- a CDS encoding MobA/MobL family protein, whose protein sequence is MYNDYDGLTHDYTKKGGVLYTEILLPPQAPAAWKDRQTLWAAVESAEKTKDSRLARQLIVALPVELGRDDWLLLLRGFIQTECVDKGMCADFAIHDPDGHNPHAHIMLTMRPLDVHGKWQGKTQKEYLCRKADEERGFTAQEFLQAKENGWEKQYKYKNTAGVSAWLTPTQAAREPGWKRCSKQPKAVKLGRQNPLCARWNSPEQLLDWREAWADAVNRTLEEKQQSVRVTHLSHAALGLDEQPTVHEGSQARNLELQGIKADRCELNRQIRADNKLLRELKAQLAKLSKAVENTVEHIAETLERLRSSLIMLQYRLLVNNKQVDTWKRQVNYYRPILQDYHAVTQQLADKKSEQEQLQTTRNTASLLQIAQRRQLAEQIAALTEKIEELRSRQAMILHNLDCKNNGEAQRFGSYLDKLEEMQEKLAAQRESLTQQLSATIKQYLEIENMIQPEDEDSVRQRRTALRPDVAFEREQQLSHNGYIDNISIQIAQQIVDVQIVGDKISEKVQTSMAQHKEVPDR, encoded by the coding sequence CTGTACAACGATTATGACGGCCTTACCCATGACTACACCAAGAAAGGCGGTGTCCTCTATACAGAAATCTTACTGCCGCCCCAAGCCCCGGCAGCGTGGAAAGACCGACAGACCCTGTGGGCAGCGGTGGAGTCTGCCGAGAAAACCAAGGACAGCCGCCTTGCTCGCCAGTTGATCGTTGCCCTGCCCGTTGAACTTGGGCGGGATGATTGGCTGCTGCTTCTGCGCGGCTTCATCCAAACGGAATGTGTAGACAAGGGTATGTGCGCCGACTTCGCCATCCACGACCCGGATGGGCATAACCCCCATGCACACATTATGCTGACGATGCGCCCGTTGGATGTCCACGGAAAATGGCAAGGCAAAACGCAAAAAGAATACCTGTGCCGCAAAGCCGATGAGGAACGTGGCTTTACAGCACAGGAGTTTTTGCAGGCAAAAGAGAACGGCTGGGAAAAGCAATATAAGTACAAGAACACAGCGGGCGTATCGGCGTGGCTGACGCCCACACAGGCCGCCCGCGAACCGGGGTGGAAACGCTGCTCGAAGCAGCCGAAAGCGGTGAAATTAGGGCGACAAAACCCGCTGTGTGCGCGATGGAACAGCCCGGAGCAATTACTGGACTGGCGGGAAGCGTGGGCAGATGCCGTGAACCGCACACTGGAAGAAAAACAGCAATCCGTCCGTGTAACCCATCTAAGCCATGCGGCGCTGGGGCTGGATGAGCAGCCCACAGTGCATGAGGGCAGCCAAGCCCGAAACCTTGAATTGCAGGGCATCAAGGCAGACCGCTGTGAACTGAACCGCCAAATCCGCGCGGACAACAAGCTGCTGCGCGAACTGAAAGCCCAGCTTGCCAAGCTGTCCAAGGCCGTTGAGAATACCGTAGAGCATATTGCGGAAACGCTGGAACGGCTGCGCAGCAGTTTGATAATGCTGCAATACCGCCTGTTGGTGAACAACAAACAGGTCGATACATGGAAACGTCAGGTCAACTATTACCGCCCCATTCTGCAAGATTATCATGCGGTAACACAACAGCTTGCTGACAAGAAATCCGAGCAAGAGCAACTGCAAACCACTCGCAACACCGCATCCCTGTTGCAAATTGCCCAGCGCCGTCAGCTTGCCGAGCAAATTGCCGCGCTGACCGAGAAAATCGAAGAACTCCGCAGCCGTCAAGCAATGATTCTGCACAACCTCGATTGCAAAAATAATGGTGAAGCCCAGCGCTTCGGCAGTTACTTGGACAAGCTGGAAGAAATGCAGGAGAAGCTGGCAGCGCAGAGAGAAAGCCTTACACAGCAGCTTTCCGCCACCATAAAACAGTACCTTGAAATTGAGAATATGATTCAGCCGGAAGACGAGGACAGCGTTCGACAGCGCCGTACTGCTCTGCGGCCAGATGTAGCCTTTGAACGAGAGCAGCAGCTATCCCATAATGGATATATCGACAACATATCTATTCAAATTGCACAGCAAATAGTTGATGTTCAAATCGTTGGAGACAAAATATCTGAAAAAGTTCAAACGTCTATGGCCCAACATAAAGAGGTGCCAGATCGATAA
- a CDS encoding DUF3847 domain-containing protein, whose translation MTEDEKKLIQARHRLEAVQARNRQKERKARTRRLIQEGAILESVWPEIRDIPMADLPRKLHDKLSNAP comes from the coding sequence ATGACCGAAGATGAGAAAAAGTTGATACAGGCACGGCACAGGCTGGAAGCTGTGCAGGCACGCAACCGCCAGAAAGAGCGCAAGGCGCGAACCCGCCGACTTATCCAAGAGGGCGCGATACTGGAAAGTGTATGGCCGGAGATACGCGACATTCCGATGGCTGACTTGCCACGCAAGCTGCACGATAAACTGAGCAATGCCCCGTGA
- a CDS encoding adenylate cyclase, whose amino-acid sequence MSEIRTTNLRFNLGKEPQRKAWQYLQTMDKSVFKSYNQAVATAVVDYFDRYYQTQDDPYLETRAREEQFVQQIVDAVRDTLRETMPVFLAGCITGMAQNPAAVSPQPVKEPVKDSINWDFVGG is encoded by the coding sequence GTGTCGGAGATACGGACGACCAACCTGCGGTTCAACCTTGGCAAAGAGCCGCAGCGGAAAGCATGGCAGTATTTGCAGACGATGGATAAATCGGTGTTCAAGTCGTACAACCAAGCGGTCGCCACAGCGGTGGTGGACTACTTTGACCGCTACTACCAGACGCAGGATGACCCTTATCTGGAGACGCGAGCGCGCGAGGAACAGTTTGTGCAGCAAATCGTGGATGCAGTGCGGGATACTTTGCGGGAGACGATGCCGGTCTTTCTGGCAGGGTGCATAACCGGGATGGCGCAGAACCCTGCCGCTGTTTCTCCCCAGCCTGTAAAAGAACCTGTGAAAGACAGCATCAACTGGGATTTTGTGGGTGGCTGA
- a CDS encoding ParM/StbA family protein — MKQFNDITIIGIDQGYGNMKTANTIFPTAITAYDTAPMFKGDVLEYGGKFYRVGEGHKGFVADKSTDGDFYLLTLAAIAKELEQYRLFTASLCLSVGLPLSWVGSQRESFRQYLMQNETIRFRFNGNLFQLRIVGCKVYPQGYAAIVQQLADFEGEHLLADIGNGTMNLLYLTDSQPQESRCWTEKIGVNQCMIRAKEAVLRRFGSKISDSTVEQILRTGTAKIDADYLACIREVASGYVAELFAALRSYEYDPATTHLTIVGGGGQLVKHFGSYDPEQVTIVDDICAAAKGYEYMAYRQMLRG; from the coding sequence ATGAAGCAATTCAATGACATTACAATTATCGGCATCGACCAAGGGTATGGCAATATGAAAACCGCCAATACCATTTTCCCTACGGCTATTACCGCTTACGACACCGCGCCCATGTTCAAGGGTGATGTGCTGGAATACGGCGGTAAATTCTACCGCGTGGGAGAAGGTCACAAGGGCTTTGTGGCAGACAAGTCAACGGACGGCGATTTCTATCTGCTGACGCTGGCGGCCATCGCCAAAGAGTTGGAGCAATACCGGCTGTTCACCGCCAGCCTGTGTCTGTCGGTGGGGCTGCCGCTGAGCTGGGTCGGCAGCCAGCGTGAGAGCTTCCGGCAGTATCTGATGCAGAACGAAACGATACGTTTCCGCTTCAATGGGAATCTGTTTCAGCTTCGCATCGTGGGCTGCAAGGTGTATCCGCAGGGCTATGCGGCCATTGTTCAGCAGCTGGCAGACTTCGAGGGAGAGCATCTGTTGGCTGACATCGGCAACGGCACAATGAATCTGCTCTACTTGACGGATTCTCAGCCGCAGGAAAGCCGCTGTTGGACGGAGAAAATCGGTGTGAACCAGTGCATGATCCGCGCTAAAGAAGCGGTGCTTCGGCGTTTTGGCAGCAAAATCAGCGACAGCACGGTGGAGCAGATTTTGCGGACAGGCACGGCAAAAATCGATGCCGACTATCTCGCCTGTATTCGAGAAGTTGCATCCGGCTATGTAGCCGAACTGTTTGCAGCCTTGCGCAGTTACGAGTACGACCCTGCCACCACGCACTTGACCATCGTGGGCGGCGGTGGGCAGTTGGTCAAGCACTTCGGCAGCTATGACCCGGAGCAAGTCACCATTGTGGATGACATCTGCGCCGCTGCCAAGGGGTACGAGTACATGGCCTACCGCCAGATGCTCCGAGGGTGA
- a CDS encoding recombinase family protein, with amino-acid sequence MKEKQLQDITALYGRLSRDDEVGGESMSIQSQRAILGQYAKEHGFTNCQFFMDDGYSGTNFDRPAFTEMMELVEQRRVRTIIVKDLSRLGRNYLEVGRYTEVIFPENKVRFIAITDGVDSAAGDNEFAPFKNIINEWYAKDISRKVKSAFKAKALRGEYTGAYPPYGYDRDPNDRHKLVPNQYAWVIKEIFQMALAGKSCSIIAKELGEKQVLRPQAYLHEKFGTFASDIVLTYPYAWDHSTVRAILMNQVYIGNMVHFRTGTQNFKSKKMIWKPETDWVVVEGTHEALVDAETFWTVQERIKVKQPGKKRSENNIFRGIMFCGECGKRMAFCSRKKDERRKSLGTFSCNANRRYGGKVCTTHYISLEQVKAIVLADIRRHAMLAAEDTDAYADYLMGLSQAGQLNEQKAMKKELDAAQRRLSELTTLVQRIYEDNVFGRLSDDLYQTLSAKYEAETKELKTRAAEIQALLTEATTKTQGIQDFADLVAPYADITELDEELVHTLIEKIIVHEKEIIDGETVMRIEIYYRFIGKTSDCLNRSVAPIKTKTESVVATDSIA; translated from the coding sequence ATGAAAGAGAAACAGCTACAGGATATTACCGCTTTATATGGCAGATTGAGCCGCGATGATGAAGTCGGCGGCGAAAGCATGAGCATCCAATCCCAGCGCGCCATTCTGGGGCAGTATGCCAAGGAACACGGTTTTACGAATTGCCAGTTCTTTATGGATGATGGCTACTCCGGCACAAACTTTGACCGCCCTGCATTTACTGAAATGATGGAACTGGTCGAGCAGCGGCGGGTGCGAACGATTATTGTAAAAGACCTGTCGCGCCTTGGCCGCAACTATCTGGAAGTCGGGCGCTACACGGAAGTAATCTTCCCGGAGAATAAGGTGCGGTTCATTGCCATCACGGATGGCGTGGATTCCGCTGCCGGAGATAACGAATTTGCACCGTTCAAAAATATCATCAATGAATGGTATGCCAAGGACATCAGCCGCAAGGTCAAGTCGGCGTTCAAGGCAAAGGCACTGCGTGGGGAATACACGGGCGCGTACCCGCCGTATGGTTATGACCGTGACCCCAATGACCGCCACAAGCTCGTTCCGAATCAGTACGCATGGGTCATCAAGGAAATTTTTCAAATGGCGCTTGCGGGTAAAAGTTGCAGCATCATTGCAAAGGAACTGGGCGAAAAGCAAGTTCTCCGCCCACAGGCGTACCTGCACGAAAAGTTTGGAACTTTTGCGTCAGATATTGTTCTGACCTATCCGTATGCGTGGGATCACAGCACGGTTCGTGCCATTCTGATGAATCAAGTCTACATCGGGAATATGGTGCATTTCCGCACCGGCACACAAAATTTTAAATCTAAAAAGATGATTTGGAAGCCCGAAACGGATTGGGTCGTTGTGGAGGGAACGCACGAAGCGCTGGTGGATGCCGAGACTTTCTGGACGGTGCAGGAACGCATCAAGGTCAAGCAGCCGGGCAAAAAGCGCAGCGAGAATAACATCTTTCGCGGCATCATGTTCTGCGGGGAGTGCGGCAAGCGCATGGCATTTTGTAGCCGCAAAAAAGATGAACGCCGTAAGTCGCTGGGTACATTCAGCTGCAACGCCAATCGGCGCTACGGCGGCAAGGTGTGTACCACGCATTATATCTCGCTGGAACAGGTCAAGGCTATCGTTCTGGCGGACATCCGCCGCCACGCTATGCTGGCTGCCGAGGATACTGATGCGTATGCGGACTATCTGATGGGGTTGTCACAGGCCGGGCAGCTGAACGAGCAGAAAGCCATGAAAAAAGAGTTGGACGCAGCCCAGCGCCGCCTGTCCGAACTGACCACGCTGGTGCAGCGCATCTACGAGGATAACGTGTTCGGACGGCTCTCGGATGACCTCTATCAGACCCTATCTGCCAAGTATGAAGCGGAAACAAAAGAATTGAAAACCCGCGCCGCAGAAATTCAAGCGTTGCTTACAGAAGCAACCACCAAAACGCAGGGCATACAGGATTTCGCCGATTTGGTCGCCCCGTATGCCGATATTACGGAGTTGGACGAGGAACTGGTTCACACGCTGATTGAGAAAATCATCGTCCACGAGAAAGAGATAATTGACGGTGAAACGGTTATGCGCATCGAAATCTACTACCGCTTCATCGGCAAAACCAGCGATTGTCTCAATCGCTCCGTAGCCCCCATAAAAACAAAAACAGAATCCGTCGTTGCAACGGATTCTATTGCTTGA
- a CDS encoding amino acid racemase: MLGILGGLGPAASCYLYQMLIDHTPASCDQDHIDIVISSRASTPDRTAFIMGKSKDDPFAVMEQDGFSLVHYGATVLAIPCNTAHYFYDRLAEALPVPVLNMPRLTVADAKAAGCTKLGILATDGTLAAETYQIACRAQGIDWAVPSPEHQQEVMSVIYDDIKQGKRADMTKFGAAVHDLKKQGCDMAVLGCTELSLVKRDEHLGAFFIDSTEVLCRHALQACGVEPVGF; the protein is encoded by the coding sequence GTGCTGGGGATACTGGGCGGGCTGGGGCCAGCTGCCAGCTGTTACCTGTACCAAATGCTGATCGACCACACCCCGGCCAGCTGCGATCAGGACCACATCGACATTGTTATTTCGTCCCGGGCGTCCACACCCGACCGCACGGCGTTCATCATGGGCAAAAGTAAGGATGACCCCTTTGCCGTGATGGAGCAGGACGGCTTCAGCCTGGTACACTACGGCGCCACGGTGTTGGCAATCCCCTGCAACACAGCGCATTACTTCTATGACCGTCTGGCCGAAGCGCTGCCTGTGCCAGTGCTGAACATGCCCCGTCTGACGGTGGCCGATGCCAAGGCGGCGGGCTGCACAAAGCTGGGCATCCTTGCCACGGACGGCACACTGGCGGCAGAGACCTACCAGATTGCCTGCCGGGCACAGGGTATCGACTGGGCCGTGCCGTCACCGGAGCATCAACAGGAGGTCATGTCAGTCATTTATGATGACATCAAGCAGGGCAAGCGCGCTGATATGACGAAGTTCGGCGCGGCGGTGCATGATTTGAAAAAGCAGGGCTGCGACATGGCCGTGCTGGGCTGCACGGAGCTGAGCCTTGTCAAGCGGGACGAGCATTTGGGAGCGTTCTTCATTGACAGCACCGAGGTGCTGTGCCGGCATGCGTTACAGGCGTGCGGGGTGGAGCCGGTGGGGTTCTAA
- the metG gene encoding methionine--tRNA ligase has translation MDQKKFYITTPIYYPSDKLHIGHTYCTVATDAMARYKRLQGYNVKFLTGTDEHGQKIELKAKEAGVTPQQFVDNIVEGPKGVKDLWKLMNISYDRFIRTTDDYHVAAIQKIFKKMYEKGDIYKGKYVGKYCTPCESFWTESQLVNGCCPDCGRPVVDAEEEAYFFRLSKYADRVRDLLVNTDFLLPRSRVNEMVHNFIAPGLEDLCVSRTSFKWGIPVDFDPKHVVYVWIDALFNYTTALGFMNDKYPDSDYETFWPADVHFIGKEIVRFHSIIWPAMLMSMDMPLPKHVYGHGWLLLDGGKMSKSKGNVVDPYLLAERYSADALRYFLLRDFPFGSDGNFSNELLINRINMDLANDLGNLLSRTTAMADKYFGGELPAEQAEGPEDAALIEKATALRARYEADMEAYAFQNALADVFEVIDNANKYIDATAPWVLAKSEESKPRLARVLYNLAETLRICTVLLQPFMPTTCEKIFAQLNVAANGKTWDSAATFGTLPANATLHKGENIFPRIDAAKELAELEALEAAQKAAAQAANAPAEEEKPAESAAASAELIGEHEEEISFDDFCKVELRVAEVRACERMKESKKLLHLTVFDGERERCILSGIAKWFAPEDLIGKKIGIVANLAPRPMMKGKYVSEGMIFAADTDVDGGCSIAFFPDNTPAGARIH, from the coding sequence ATGGATCAGAAAAAATTCTACATCACTACGCCGATCTATTACCCCAGCGATAAGCTGCATATCGGCCATACCTACTGCACTGTGGCAACCGATGCCATGGCCCGCTACAAGCGCCTGCAGGGCTACAATGTCAAGTTCCTGACCGGTACCGATGAGCACGGCCAGAAGATCGAGCTGAAGGCCAAGGAGGCCGGCGTCACCCCGCAGCAGTTTGTTGATAACATCGTGGAGGGCCCCAAGGGCGTCAAGGATCTGTGGAAGCTGATGAACATCAGCTATGACCGCTTCATCCGCACGACCGATGACTACCATGTTGCCGCCATCCAGAAAATCTTCAAGAAGATGTACGAGAAGGGCGACATCTACAAGGGCAAGTATGTCGGCAAATACTGCACCCCCTGTGAGAGCTTCTGGACCGAGAGCCAGCTCGTCAACGGCTGCTGCCCTGACTGCGGCCGCCCCGTTGTGGACGCCGAGGAGGAGGCTTACTTCTTCCGTCTGTCCAAGTATGCCGACCGCGTGCGCGATCTGCTCGTCAACACCGACTTCCTGCTGCCGCGCTCCCGCGTCAACGAGATGGTCCACAACTTCATAGCCCCGGGCCTTGAGGATCTGTGCGTTTCCCGCACCAGTTTCAAGTGGGGCATCCCGGTCGACTTTGACCCCAAGCATGTCGTCTACGTCTGGATCGACGCGCTGTTCAACTACACCACGGCGCTGGGCTTCATGAATGACAAGTACCCCGACAGTGATTACGAGACCTTCTGGCCTGCTGACGTGCATTTTATCGGCAAGGAGATCGTCCGTTTCCACTCCATCATCTGGCCTGCCATGCTGATGAGCATGGATATGCCCCTGCCCAAGCATGTCTACGGCCATGGCTGGCTGCTGCTGGACGGCGGCAAAATGTCCAAGTCCAAGGGCAACGTGGTTGACCCCTACCTGCTGGCCGAGCGCTACAGCGCCGATGCCCTGCGCTACTTCCTGCTGCGCGACTTCCCGTTCGGTTCGGACGGCAACTTCTCCAATGAGCTGCTGATCAACCGCATCAATATGGATCTGGCCAACGACCTCGGCAACCTGCTGAGCCGCACCACTGCCATGGCGGACAAGTATTTTGGCGGCGAGCTGCCCGCCGAGCAGGCCGAGGGCCCCGAGGACGCTGCCCTGATCGAGAAGGCCACCGCCCTGCGCGCCCGCTATGAGGCCGACATGGAGGCCTATGCCTTCCAGAATGCACTGGCCGATGTGTTCGAGGTCATTGACAACGCAAACAAGTATATCGACGCCACGGCACCGTGGGTGCTGGCCAAGAGCGAGGAATCCAAGCCCCGTCTGGCCCGCGTGCTGTACAATCTGGCCGAAACGCTGCGCATCTGCACCGTGCTGCTGCAGCCGTTCATGCCCACCACCTGCGAGAAAATTTTTGCGCAGCTGAATGTGGCCGCCAACGGCAAGACGTGGGACAGCGCCGCCACCTTCGGCACCCTGCCTGCCAACGCCACCCTGCACAAGGGCGAGAACATCTTCCCCCGCATTGACGCCGCAAAGGAGCTGGCTGAGCTGGAGGCCCTTGAGGCTGCCCAGAAGGCCGCCGCACAGGCTGCCAACGCCCCCGCTGAGGAGGAAAAGCCCGCTGAGAGTGCCGCTGCGTCCGCAGAGCTGATTGGCGAGCACGAGGAAGAAATCAGCTTTGACGACTTCTGCAAGGTCGAGCTGCGCGTGGCCGAGGTCCGCGCCTGCGAGCGGATGAAGGAGAGCAAGAAGCTGCTGCACCTGACCGTCTTTGACGGCGAGCGCGAGCGCTGCATCCTGTCCGGCATTGCGAAGTGGTTTGCGCCCGAGGATCTGATCGGCAAGAAGATCGGCATTGTCGCCAACCTGGCCCCCCGCCCGATGATGAAGGGCAAGTATGTCAGCGAGGGCATGATCTTTGCCGCTGACACCGATGTGGACGGCGGCTGCTCCATCGCGTTCTTCCCTGACAACACCCCCGCCGGTGCGCGCATCCACTAA
- a CDS encoding DMT family transporter yields MQKSKLDQFFSIPAAAVLMAVVCNVLWGSAFPFIKLGYRLFAIDSADTASILCFAGVRFMMGAALVWLAGLALNRRPLPMPHGKTLASACGLGLWQTAAQYFFYYSAVALLTGAMGGILNSTQSFMGVILAHFLYGKADRMTPRKALGCALGFGGVLVATLGNHGGGSVKGMAFMLIASVIFALAGPWNKAVTQHADSFSVCVLNLGVGGLALAVMGFAMGGGLHPESAAGIPVLLFLAFISGAGYVIWALLMKNNPVSRIAVFGLIIPVMNVLLSALLNGEPLFEWNYLAALLLVCIGIYLVNRAPQEKQA; encoded by the coding sequence ATGCAAAAATCTAAGTTAGACCAATTTTTCTCCATCCCGGCGGCGGCCGTTTTGATGGCCGTTGTCTGCAATGTGCTGTGGGGGTCGGCGTTCCCCTTCATCAAGCTGGGCTACCGCCTGTTTGCGATTGATTCCGCCGATACCGCGTCGATTTTGTGCTTTGCGGGTGTCCGCTTTATGATGGGCGCGGCGCTGGTCTGGCTGGCCGGTCTGGCGCTGAACCGCCGCCCGCTGCCGATGCCGCACGGCAAAACGCTGGCTTCGGCCTGCGGGCTGGGCCTGTGGCAGACCGCTGCACAGTATTTCTTCTACTACTCCGCCGTGGCGCTGCTGACCGGCGCGATGGGCGGCATTTTGAACAGCACCCAGAGCTTTATGGGCGTGATTTTGGCGCACTTTTTGTACGGCAAGGCCGACCGGATGACCCCGCGCAAGGCGCTGGGCTGCGCGCTCGGCTTCGGCGGTGTGCTTGTCGCCACGCTGGGCAACCACGGCGGCGGCAGCGTCAAGGGTATGGCCTTTATGCTGATCGCGTCGGTCATCTTTGCGTTGGCCGGGCCGTGGAACAAGGCCGTGACCCAGCATGCGGACAGCTTTTCGGTCTGTGTGCTGAACCTCGGCGTCGGCGGTCTGGCGTTGGCTGTGATGGGCTTTGCCATGGGTGGCGGCCTCCACCCCGAGAGTGCCGCAGGTATCCCGGTGCTGCTGTTTTTGGCGTTTATCTCCGGTGCGGGGTATGTGATCTGGGCGCTTCTGATGAAAAACAACCCGGTCTCCCGCATTGCGGTGTTTGGCCTGATCATTCCGGTCATGAATGTGCTGCTGTCGGCACTGCTGAACGGCGAGCCGCTGTTTGAGTGGAACTACCTCGCCGCGCTGCTGCTGGTCTGCATCGGCATTTATCTCGTCAACCGCGCCCCGCAGGAGAAGCAGGCATGA
- a CDS encoding TatD family hydrolase produces the protein MNHIFDTHAHYSSRQFDADRAALLKALPEGGVVGVLECATHSGDAARVLELAHAAPYIHAAIGIHPESLIEEDAATVAVYHGDWRAELAAMRPLFEDKAIVAVGEIGLDHHWPVPREEQYALFEAQLQLAKELDLPVSVHDREAHAEMYELLRKYKPRGALHCYSGSAEDAVWLVEQGLYLGFGGAVTYKGAKRAAKVLAAIPHERALLETDCPYMAPEPVRGTRNDSRNIAHVAAYIGTIWDMDAQTVLDVTAENARTCFGV, from the coding sequence ATGAACCATATTTTTGACACTCACGCGCACTATTCCTCGCGTCAGTTTGACGCTGACCGCGCCGCGCTGCTGAAGGCCTTGCCCGAGGGCGGCGTGGTGGGGGTGCTGGAATGTGCCACCCACTCCGGCGATGCCGCCCGCGTGCTGGAGCTGGCGCATGCCGCGCCCTACATCCATGCGGCGATCGGCATCCACCCGGAAAGCCTGATCGAGGAGGACGCTGCCACCGTGGCAGTCTATCATGGGGACTGGCGTGCCGAGCTGGCCGCCATGCGCCCCCTGTTTGAGGACAAGGCTATAGTGGCCGTGGGCGAGATCGGGCTTGATCATCACTGGCCGGTCCCGCGCGAGGAGCAGTACGCCCTGTTTGAGGCACAATTACAACTTGCGAAAGAGCTGGATTTGCCGGTGTCGGTCCACGACCGCGAGGCCCACGCCGAAATGTACGAGTTGCTGCGCAAATATAAGCCGCGCGGCGCACTGCACTGCTACAGCGGCAGCGCCGAGGACGCGGTTTGGCTGGTTGAGCAGGGGCTGTATCTGGGCTTTGGCGGGGCAGTGACCTATAAGGGAGCCAAGCGCGCCGCCAAGGTGCTGGCCGCCATCCCGCACGAGCGCGCCCTGCTGGAAACCGACTGCCCTTATATGGCCCCCGAGCCGGTGCGCGGCACCCGCAACGACAGCCGCAACATTGCCCATGTGGCCGCCTACATCGGCACGATTTGGGATATGGACGCCCAGACCGTGCTGGATGTGACCGCAGAAAACGCGCGCACCTGTTTTGGTGTGTGA
- a CDS encoding methylenetetrahydrofolate dehydrogenase, which yields MKARIPKHREFIIDFPQDMDQAKADEGWTKLNEIVEEYKKAHNGQSVYSVTFIEDCEPAVKKLQEEYGFNYTIQETK from the coding sequence ATGAAAGCACGCATCCCTAAGCATCGTGAATTTATCATTGATTTCCCGCAGGATATGGATCAGGCCAAGGCTGACGAGGGCTGGACCAAGCTGAACGAGATCGTGGAGGAGTACAAAAAGGCCCACAACGGCCAGAGCGTTTACTCTGTGACCTTTATTGAGGACTGCGAGCCTGCTGTGAAGAAGCTGCAGGAGGAGTACGGTTTCAACTACACCATTCAGGAAACCAAGTGA
- a CDS encoding GNAT family N-acetyltransferase: MAKTVIRPAAEEDIPAIIALYRQLDSAMVALQPEFFCEAPREVDEIRKAVRADDADFLLAEQDGTAVGFALVYYAGWTPAFSCVLPHRYACLGDLIVDAGVRGQGIGNQLLAAAKRWARNRRLEYLELQVLAQNEGAQHLYESQDFVEATKVMRCML, from the coding sequence ATGGCAAAGACAGTTATACGCCCGGCGGCGGAGGAGGACATCCCCGCCATTATTGCGCTGTACCGCCAGCTTGACAGCGCCATGGTCGCGCTGCAGCCGGAGTTTTTTTGCGAGGCCCCGCGTGAGGTGGACGAGATCCGCAAGGCAGTCAGGGCCGATGACGCGGATTTTTTGCTGGCGGAGCAGGACGGCACCGCCGTGGGCTTTGCGCTGGTCTACTATGCGGGCTGGACGCCGGCGTTCAGCTGTGTGCTGCCCCACCGGTATGCCTGCCTGGGGGATCTGATCGTGGACGCAGGTGTGCGCGGGCAGGGCATTGGCAACCAGCTGCTGGCTGCGGCCAAGCGCTGGGCCCGCAACCGGCGGCTGGAATATCTGGAGCTGCAGGTGCTGGCCCAGAACGAGGGCGCGCAGCACCTGTATGAGTCGCAGGATTTTGTCGAGGCAACGAAAGTTATGCGGTGTATGCTGTGA